The following proteins are co-located in the Podarcis raffonei isolate rPodRaf1 chromosome 5, rPodRaf1.pri, whole genome shotgun sequence genome:
- the HNRNPH3 gene encoding heterogeneous nuclear ribonucleoprotein H3 isoform X3: protein MDWAGKHNGPNDSSSDGTVRLRGLPFGCSKEEIVQFFQGLEIVPNGITLTLDYQGRSTGEAFVQFASKEIAEKALGKHKERIGHRYIEIFKSSKSEIRGFYDPPRRMMGQRPGPYDRPMGGRGGYYGAGRGRMGGHGYGGAGDASSGFHGGHFVHMRGLPFRATENDIANFFSPLTPIRVHIDIGADGRATGEADVEFVTHEDAVTAMLKDKNHMQHRYIELFLNSTAGGGSGMGGYGRDGMDQVGYGSVGRMGMGSSYSGGYGTPDGLGGYGRGSGNSGGYYGQGNMGGGGWRGMY, encoded by the exons ATGGACTGGGCTGGGAAACATAATGGTCCAAATGATTCATCTAGTGATGGAACAGTACGATTGCGTGGTCTGCCATTTGGCTGCAGCAAGGAGGAGATCGTTCAGTTCTTTCAAG GGTTGGAAATCGTGCCAAATGGGATAACATTGACGCTGGACTACCAGGGGAGAAGCACAGGGGAGGCCTTCGTGCAGTTTGCTTCAAAGGAGATAGCAGAAAAAGCTCTGGGGAAACACAAGGAAAGAATAGGGCACAG ATATATTGAGATCTTCAAAAGTAGTAAGAGTGAAATCCGAGGATTCTATGACCCACCACGAAGAATGATGGGACAGCGACCTGGACCCTATGATAGACCAATGGGAGGAAGAGGGGGTTATTATGGAGCTGGGCGTGGAA GAATGGGAGGCCACGGCTATGGTGGAGCAGGAGATGCTAGCTCAGGCTTTCATGGTGGTCACTTTGTTCACATGAGAGGACTGCCATTTCGAGCAACAGAAAACGATATTGCCAAT TTTTTCTCACCATTGACACCTATAAGAGTTCACATTGACATTGGAGCAGATGGAAGAGCAACAGGAGAAGCTGATGTAGAATTTGTAACACACGAAGATGCAGTGACTGCCATGTTGAAAGATAAAAATCATATGC aacaTCGATACATTGAGCTGTTCCTTAATTCAACTGCTGGAGGTGGTTCTGGAATGGGAGGTTACGGCAGAGATGGAATGG ATCAAGTTGGTTATGGTTCTGTTGGAAGAATGGGAATGGGCAGCAGTTACAGCGGAGGATATGGTACTCCTGACGGCTTGGGTGGCTATG GTCGTGGCAGTGGAAATAGCGGTGGATACTATGGACAAGGCAACATGGGAGGCGGTGGATGGCGTGGAATGTATTGA
- the HNRNPH3 gene encoding heterogeneous nuclear ribonucleoprotein H3 isoform X1: protein MDWAGKHNGPNDSSSDGTVRLRGLPFGCSKEEIVQFFQGLEIVPNGITLTLDYQGRSTGEAFVQFASKEIAEKALGKHKERIGHRYIEIFKSSKSEIRGFYDPPRRMMGQRPGPYDRPMGGRGGYYGAGRGSMYDRMRRGGGGYDGGYGGFDEYGGYNNYGYGNDGYDDRMRDGRGMGGHGYGGAGDASSGFHGGHFVHMRGLPFRATENDIANFFSPLTPIRVHIDIGADGRATGEADVEFVTHEDAVTAMLKDKNHMQHRYIELFLNSTAGGGSGMGGYGRDGMDQVGYGSVGRMGMGSSYSGGYGTPDGLGGYGRGSGNSGGYYGQGNMGGGGWRGMY from the exons ATGGACTGGGCTGGGAAACATAATGGTCCAAATGATTCATCTAGTGATGGAACAGTACGATTGCGTGGTCTGCCATTTGGCTGCAGCAAGGAGGAGATCGTTCAGTTCTTTCAAG GGTTGGAAATCGTGCCAAATGGGATAACATTGACGCTGGACTACCAGGGGAGAAGCACAGGGGAGGCCTTCGTGCAGTTTGCTTCAAAGGAGATAGCAGAAAAAGCTCTGGGGAAACACAAGGAAAGAATAGGGCACAG ATATATTGAGATCTTCAAAAGTAGTAAGAGTGAAATCCGAGGATTCTATGACCCACCACGAAGAATGATGGGACAGCGACCTGGACCCTATGATAGACCAATGGGAGGAAGAGGGGGTTATTATGGAGCTGGGCGTGGAAGTATGTATGACAGAATGCGTCGAGGAGGTGGTGGATATGACGGTG GATATGGTGGCTTTGATGAGTATGGTGGCTATAACAATTATGGCTATGGAAATGATGGCTATGATGACAGAATGAGAGATGGTAGAG GAATGGGAGGCCACGGCTATGGTGGAGCAGGAGATGCTAGCTCAGGCTTTCATGGTGGTCACTTTGTTCACATGAGAGGACTGCCATTTCGAGCAACAGAAAACGATATTGCCAAT TTTTTCTCACCATTGACACCTATAAGAGTTCACATTGACATTGGAGCAGATGGAAGAGCAACAGGAGAAGCTGATGTAGAATTTGTAACACACGAAGATGCAGTGACTGCCATGTTGAAAGATAAAAATCATATGC aacaTCGATACATTGAGCTGTTCCTTAATTCAACTGCTGGAGGTGGTTCTGGAATGGGAGGTTACGGCAGAGATGGAATGG ATCAAGTTGGTTATGGTTCTGTTGGAAGAATGGGAATGGGCAGCAGTTACAGCGGAGGATATGGTACTCCTGACGGCTTGGGTGGCTATG GTCGTGGCAGTGGAAATAGCGGTGGATACTATGGACAAGGCAACATGGGAGGCGGTGGATGGCGTGGAATGTATTGA
- the HNRNPH3 gene encoding heterogeneous nuclear ribonucleoprotein H3 isoform X2 — protein MDWAGKHNGPNDSSSDGTVRLRGLPFGCSKEEIVQFFQGLEIVPNGITLTLDYQGRSTGEAFVQFASKEIAEKALGKHKERIGHRYIEIFKSSKSEIRGFYDPPRRMMGQRPGPYDRPMGGRGGYYGAGRGRYGGFDEYGGYNNYGYGNDGYDDRMRDGRGMGGHGYGGAGDASSGFHGGHFVHMRGLPFRATENDIANFFSPLTPIRVHIDIGADGRATGEADVEFVTHEDAVTAMLKDKNHMQHRYIELFLNSTAGGGSGMGGYGRDGMDQVGYGSVGRMGMGSSYSGGYGTPDGLGGYGRGSGNSGGYYGQGNMGGGGWRGMY, from the exons ATGGACTGGGCTGGGAAACATAATGGTCCAAATGATTCATCTAGTGATGGAACAGTACGATTGCGTGGTCTGCCATTTGGCTGCAGCAAGGAGGAGATCGTTCAGTTCTTTCAAG GGTTGGAAATCGTGCCAAATGGGATAACATTGACGCTGGACTACCAGGGGAGAAGCACAGGGGAGGCCTTCGTGCAGTTTGCTTCAAAGGAGATAGCAGAAAAAGCTCTGGGGAAACACAAGGAAAGAATAGGGCACAG ATATATTGAGATCTTCAAAAGTAGTAAGAGTGAAATCCGAGGATTCTATGACCCACCACGAAGAATGATGGGACAGCGACCTGGACCCTATGATAGACCAATGGGAGGAAGAGGGGGTTATTATGGAGCTGGGCGTGGAA GATATGGTGGCTTTGATGAGTATGGTGGCTATAACAATTATGGCTATGGAAATGATGGCTATGATGACAGAATGAGAGATGGTAGAG GAATGGGAGGCCACGGCTATGGTGGAGCAGGAGATGCTAGCTCAGGCTTTCATGGTGGTCACTTTGTTCACATGAGAGGACTGCCATTTCGAGCAACAGAAAACGATATTGCCAAT TTTTTCTCACCATTGACACCTATAAGAGTTCACATTGACATTGGAGCAGATGGAAGAGCAACAGGAGAAGCTGATGTAGAATTTGTAACACACGAAGATGCAGTGACTGCCATGTTGAAAGATAAAAATCATATGC aacaTCGATACATTGAGCTGTTCCTTAATTCAACTGCTGGAGGTGGTTCTGGAATGGGAGGTTACGGCAGAGATGGAATGG ATCAAGTTGGTTATGGTTCTGTTGGAAGAATGGGAATGGGCAGCAGTTACAGCGGAGGATATGGTACTCCTGACGGCTTGGGTGGCTATG GTCGTGGCAGTGGAAATAGCGGTGGATACTATGGACAAGGCAACATGGGAGGCGGTGGATGGCGTGGAATGTATTGA
- the HNRNPH3 gene encoding heterogeneous nuclear ribonucleoprotein H3 isoform X4 → MMGQRPGPYDRPMGGRGGYYGAGRGSMYDRMRRGGGGYDGGYGGFDEYGGYNNYGYGNDGYDDRMRDGRGMGGHGYGGAGDASSGFHGGHFVHMRGLPFRATENDIANFFSPLTPIRVHIDIGADGRATGEADVEFVTHEDAVTAMLKDKNHMQHRYIELFLNSTAGGGSGMGGYGRDGMDQVGYGSVGRMGMGSSYSGGYGTPDGLGGYGRGSGNSGGYYGQGNMGGGGWRGMY, encoded by the exons ATGATGGGACAGCGACCTGGACCCTATGATAGACCAATGGGAGGAAGAGGGGGTTATTATGGAGCTGGGCGTGGAAGTATGTATGACAGAATGCGTCGAGGAGGTGGTGGATATGACGGTG GATATGGTGGCTTTGATGAGTATGGTGGCTATAACAATTATGGCTATGGAAATGATGGCTATGATGACAGAATGAGAGATGGTAGAG GAATGGGAGGCCACGGCTATGGTGGAGCAGGAGATGCTAGCTCAGGCTTTCATGGTGGTCACTTTGTTCACATGAGAGGACTGCCATTTCGAGCAACAGAAAACGATATTGCCAAT TTTTTCTCACCATTGACACCTATAAGAGTTCACATTGACATTGGAGCAGATGGAAGAGCAACAGGAGAAGCTGATGTAGAATTTGTAACACACGAAGATGCAGTGACTGCCATGTTGAAAGATAAAAATCATATGC aacaTCGATACATTGAGCTGTTCCTTAATTCAACTGCTGGAGGTGGTTCTGGAATGGGAGGTTACGGCAGAGATGGAATGG ATCAAGTTGGTTATGGTTCTGTTGGAAGAATGGGAATGGGCAGCAGTTACAGCGGAGGATATGGTACTCCTGACGGCTTGGGTGGCTATG GTCGTGGCAGTGGAAATAGCGGTGGATACTATGGACAAGGCAACATGGGAGGCGGTGGATGGCGTGGAATGTATTGA
- the HNRNPH3 gene encoding heterogeneous nuclear ribonucleoprotein H3 isoform X5, translated as MRDGRGMGGHGYGGAGDASSGFHGGHFVHMRGLPFRATENDIANFFSPLTPIRVHIDIGADGRATGEADVEFVTHEDAVTAMLKDKNHMQHRYIELFLNSTAGGGSGMGGYGRDGMDQVGYGSVGRMGMGSSYSGGYGTPDGLGGYGRGSGNSGGYYGQGNMGGGGWRGMY; from the exons ATGAGAGATGGTAGAG GAATGGGAGGCCACGGCTATGGTGGAGCAGGAGATGCTAGCTCAGGCTTTCATGGTGGTCACTTTGTTCACATGAGAGGACTGCCATTTCGAGCAACAGAAAACGATATTGCCAAT TTTTTCTCACCATTGACACCTATAAGAGTTCACATTGACATTGGAGCAGATGGAAGAGCAACAGGAGAAGCTGATGTAGAATTTGTAACACACGAAGATGCAGTGACTGCCATGTTGAAAGATAAAAATCATATGC aacaTCGATACATTGAGCTGTTCCTTAATTCAACTGCTGGAGGTGGTTCTGGAATGGGAGGTTACGGCAGAGATGGAATGG ATCAAGTTGGTTATGGTTCTGTTGGAAGAATGGGAATGGGCAGCAGTTACAGCGGAGGATATGGTACTCCTGACGGCTTGGGTGGCTATG GTCGTGGCAGTGGAAATAGCGGTGGATACTATGGACAAGGCAACATGGGAGGCGGTGGATGGCGTGGAATGTATTGA